CTGAAAATATGCCAAGCGGAAGTGCATACAAGCCAGGGGATGTTATTCGTGCAATGAATGGAAAGACTATTGAGATTTTAAATACAGATGCAGAAGGACGTGTAACTCTTGCAGATGCTATTTCATATGCTGCAAAACAAAAGCCAGATGAAATAGTTGATCTTGCAACATTAACAGGTGCATGTGTAGTTGCACTTGGAGACACAGCTAGTGGAGTTATGACAAACAATCAAAAACTTGTAGAGAAAATTATTAAAGCAGGAAATGAAGCTGGAGAAAGAATGTGGCAATTACCTATTTATGATGAAGATAGAGAAAAAATAAAAAGTGATATTGCAGACATGATAAATACTGGTTCAAAAGGAAAATCAGGTGCACAAAATGGCGCAGTATTTATTGAAAAGTTTGTAAATGATATTCCATGGGTTCACATTGATATTGCAGGGCCATCATGGATAGATAAAGAAAATGATTATGGACCAAAAGGGCCAACAGGAGTAGGAGTAAGAACGTTGATTAATTATTTAACGAATTATGCCTAAAACTTCATCAAAATGGGCCTGTCAAGAATGTGGTTATATTTCACCAAGTTATTTAGGGAGATGTCCTGAGTGTAATTCTTGGGGAAGTTTAATTGAAGAAATCATTTATAAAGGTAGAGGCGTTGCGTGCAACGTCTCTACGGAAAATAATTTTAATTTAATTTCAGATATTGATCTTTCAAGGATTGAAAGAATTAAATCATTTGATAAAGAGTTTGATAATGTTTTAGGTGGAGGTTTTGTACCTGGAACATTAGTTTTACTTGCAGGAGAACCTGGTATTGGGAAATCAACAATTTTATTACAAGTAGCAGATTATTTATCCAGTGTAGAGGCAGGTTTAAAACCTGCCTCTACAAGGGTTGCATATATTACTGCTGAAGAATCAATCTACCAAGTGAAGATTCGAGCTCGTAGACTAGGTTTATCAAGTGAAAATCTTTTACTTCTTGCAGAAAATAATTTAGAAATAATTTTAAATTTAATTGAAACTGCAAAGCCTAATTTTTTAATTATTGACTCAATTCAAGCAATTTATACTCCAGATTTAGAAGGTACTGCTGGCAATGTTAGTCAAGTTAGAGAATGTGCAAATAAGCTTTTAAGAATTGCAAAAGATAAAAATATAACAACTATTTTAGTAGGGCATGTAAATAAAGAAGGATTAATTGCAGGACCAAAAGTTCTAGAACACATTGTTGACACAGTTTTATATTTTGAAGGAGAAAAGTTTCACAATTTTAGAATTTTACGTGCTACAAAAAATCGTTTTGGATGTACTGATGAAATTGCAGTATTTGAAATGAAAGAATCCGGGTTAAAGCCAATACCTAACCCAAGTTTTTTATTTATGTCACAAGAAAAAGAAGCTGTACCGGGAAGTGCTTATACTGCTTTAGTTGAAGGAAGTAAAACAATAATTGCTGAAGTCCAAGCTTTAGTAGGAGGTACTACTTATGCTACTCCTCGTCGTGTTGCCAATGGTTTAGATTACAATCGTGTTTTACAAATAATTGCAATTTTAGAAAGAAGAGTTGGATTTAATTTTTCAAAA
This genomic stretch from Candidatus Melainabacteria bacterium harbors:
- the radA gene encoding DNA repair protein RadA; protein product: MPKTSSKWACQECGYISPSYLGRCPECNSWGSLIEEIIYKGRGVACNVSTENNFNLISDIDLSRIERIKSFDKEFDNVLGGGFVPGTLVLLAGEPGIGKSTILLQVADYLSSVEAGLKPASTRVAYITAEESIYQVKIRARRLGLSSENLLLLAENNLEIILNLIETAKPNFLIIDSIQAIYTPDLEGTAGNVSQVRECANKLLRIAKDKNITTILVGHVNKEGLIAGPKVLEHIVDTVLYFEGEKFHNFRILRATKNRFGCTDEIAVFEMKESGLKPIPNPSFLFMSQEKEAVPGSAYTALVEGSKTIIAEVQALVGGTTYATPRRVANGLDYNRVLQIIAILERRVGFNFSKHDLFVNLVGGLTSYEPALDLSIAMSIVSCKQDVISMKKTVYIGEIGLTGEIRQVNQIENRIKECIKLGFERVVIPVGEGFKPALLNEIEIIQVKKVLDAIRLSLVPLLES